The genomic segment aacttctctttgagttcaagaatacttacctcagattttccatcatcttcttccaTGTCTGAATCTCCAATAGCCATGAGATAAGTTTCATCatgttcttcatcatcttcttcatcactttcAAATGCCCTATTTAGATCTTCTATGTCCATCTCATAGGTCTTCAAATTACCAACTAACTCATCAAGGGACATTCTAGTGAgat from the Capsicum annuum cultivar UCD-10X-F1 chromosome 9, UCD10Xv1.1, whole genome shotgun sequence genome contains:
- the LOC107842309 gene encoding uncharacterized protein LOC107842309 isoform X3, which gives rise to MSLDELVGNLKTYEMDIEDLNRAFESDEEDDEEHDETYLMAIGDSDMEEDDGKSEVRVKGGEQNLFMDKAYSRYITGSK